The Bos indicus x Bos taurus breed Angus x Brahman F1 hybrid chromosome 3, Bos_hybrid_MaternalHap_v2.0, whole genome shotgun sequence genome includes a window with the following:
- the LOC113890292 gene encoding histone H3-like centromeric protein A produces MDGPHRETNFSTRFLQSWIFFASTQPWVIPHTYRVKRWSDIEGSAGLQTCTPAKWPRRQKRKPQTPRRRPVSPAPAARRPAPSLGTSSRPLARRRHGVLKEIRTLQKTTHLLLRKNPLCRLAREICVQFTRGVDFNWQAQALLALQEAAEAFLVHLFEDAYLLSLHAGRVTLFPKDVQLAQRIRGIQEGLG; encoded by the exons ATGGATGGCCCTCATAGGGAGACAAATTTCAGCACAAG GTTCCTTCAATCTTGGATCTTCTTTGCCAGTACCCAGCCTTGGGTTATTCCTCAT ACTTACAGAGTTAAAAGATGGAGTGATATAGAAGGATCCGCAGGGCTCCAGACCTGCACGCCCGCCAAGTGGCCCCGCCGCCAGAAACGCAAGCCTCAAACACCAAGGAGGCGCCCCGTGAGCCCGGCTCCCGCTGCCCGCCGGCCGGCCCCGTCCTTAGGCACGTCCTCCCGTCCACTTGCTCGCCGGAGACATGGAGTCCTGAAGGAGATCCGAACTCTTCAGAAGACCACACACCTGCTGTTAAGAAAGAACCCCTTATGCCGCCTG GCAAGAGAAATATGTGTTCAATTCACTCGTGGTGTGGACTTCAATTGGCAAGCCCAGGCCCTGTTGGCCCTACAAGAGGCGGCAGAAGCATTTCTAGTTCATCTCTTTGAGGATGCCTATCTCCTCTCCTTACACGCCGGCCGCGTCACGCTCTTCCCGAAGGATGTGCAGCTGGCCCAGAGGATCCGAGGCATTCAGGAAGGGCTTGGCTGA